In Miscanthus floridulus cultivar M001 chromosome 5, ASM1932011v1, whole genome shotgun sequence, one genomic interval encodes:
- the LOC136450842 gene encoding serine/threonine-protein kinase SAPK4-like — protein MDKYEAVRDIGSGNFGVARLMRNRETRELVAVKCIERGHRIDENVYREIINHRSLRHPNIIRFKEVILTPMHLMIVMEFAAGGELFDRICDRGRFSEDEARYFFQQLICGVSYCHYMQICHRDLKLENVLLDGSPAPRLKICDFGYSKSSVLHSRPKSAVGTPAYIAPEVLSRREYDGKLADVWSCGVTLYVMLVGAYPFEDPDDPKNIRKTIQQIMQVQYKIPDYVHISTECQQLLARIFVANPMRRITMKEIKSHPWFLKNLPRELTETAQGMYYRRDNRVPSYSDQTSEEIMKIVQDARTMPKSSRSGYGWSSEYSDEEEEKEEEHRPDEHEEEEDEYDRRVKEVHASEELRLDTLHI, from the exons ATGGACAAGTACGAGGCGGTGCGGGACATCGGGTCGGGGAACTTCGGAGTGGCGCGGCTGATGCGCAACCGCGAGACCCGAGAGCTCGTCGCCGTCAAGTGCATCGAGCGCGGCCACCGG ATTGACGAGAATGTGTACAGGGAGATCATCAACCACCGCTCGCTGCGCCATCCCAACATTATTCGCTTCAAGGAG GTGATACTTACACCAATGCATCTTATGATTGTGATGGAGTTTGCAGCAGGTGGAGAGCTTTTCGATCGGATCTGTGATCGCGGGCGGTTTAGTGAGGATGAG GCCCGGTATTTCTTTCAGCAGTTGATCTGTGGCGTGAGCTATTGCCATTACATG CAAATATGCCATAGAGATCTAAAGCTGGAGAATGTTCTCTTGGATGGCAGCCCAGCTCCACGGCTTAAGATATGCGATTTTGGCTATTCCAAG TCATCAGTGTTGCATTCAAGACCCAAATCAGCAGTGGGAACCCCAGCATATATTGCACCTGAGGTGCTATCCCGTCGTGAGTATGATGGAAAG CTTGCAGACGTATGGTCCTGTGGGGTGACTCTTTACGTCATGCTTGTGGGAGCATACCCATTTGAAGACCCCGATGACCCCAAGAATATACGCAAGACCATTCAG CAAATAATGCAAGTGCAATACAAGATACCAGATTATGTCCACATATCTACAGAATGCCAGCAACTTCTTGCCCGTATCTTTGTTGCCAATCCAATGAGG AGAATCACAATGAAGGAAATAAAGAGCCATCCATGGTTTTTGAAGAACCTACCACGGGAACTAACGGAGACTGCACAAGGCATGTACTACAGGAGGGATAACAGGGTGCCTTCTTATTCAGACCAAACGTCGGAAGAAATCATGAAGATAGTTCAAGATGCAAGGACCATGCCGAAATCATCCAGATCAGGCTATGGGTGGAGCAGTGAGTATtcggatgaagaagaagagaaggaagaggAACACAGACCAGATGaacatgaggaagaggaagatgaatACGATCGGAGGGTGAAGGAGGTCCATGCTAGCGAAGAACTCCGTTTGGATACTCTTCATATATGA